Proteins encoded by one window of Lathyrus oleraceus cultivar Zhongwan6 chromosome 1, CAAS_Psat_ZW6_1.0, whole genome shotgun sequence:
- the LOC127102455 gene encoding uncharacterized protein LOC127102455: MAEYEACIIDIESTIDIRIKILKVYIELALVIIQVKGDWDTRDHKLIPFKEHILKLIPYFDEITFHHIPREENQLSDELETLSSMFKVKWKNEAPFFHLDYLDELAYYLAAKDEADSYPWFYDIMRFLESQVYPKDTSITNKEYLQKLSSKFFLGGWVLYKRNYDSILLRCVNKQEANQIIMEIHEGSFRMYASGNTMVKNILGADYYWMNMEVEY, translated from the coding sequence atggcggagtacgaggcctgtatcatcGACATTGAATCTACAATTGATATTAGGATCAAAATACTTAAAGTCTACATAGAATTAGCCTTGGTTATCATCCAAGTAAAAGGAGATTGGGATACTAGAGATCACAAGCTCATCCCTTTCAAGGAGCATATCCTGAAACTGATCCCTTATTTTGACGAGATTACATTCCACCATATTCCGCGAGAGGAGAATCAGCTATCCGATGAATTGGAAACTTTGtcatccatgtttaaggtcaaatggaagaatgaagcaccatTCTTTCATCTCGACTACTTGGACGAGCTTGCTTACTATTTGGCGGCCAAAGACGAAGCTGACAGTTatccttggttctatgacataaTGAGATTCTTAGAGAGCCAAGTTTACCCTAAGGACACATCCATCACTAACAAGGAGTATCTTCAGAAACTTTCATCCAAGTTCTTCTTAGGTGGATGggtattgtacaagagaaattatgattcaATTTTGCTAagatgtgtgaacaagcaagAAGCAAACCAGATTATAATGGAAATCCATGAAGGATCTTTTAGGATGTACGCCAGTGGGAACACCATGGTGAAAAATATCTTAGGGGCCGATTATTATTGGATGAATATGGAGGTTGAATATTAA